In the Bradyrhizobium guangzhouense genome, one interval contains:
- a CDS encoding DUF3300 domain-containing protein → MFRCGKILMALALVMAVPVAAMAQATTPAAPSAPAAPSTQAQPSAPAAPAAELLKPEQLEALVAPIALYPDELLANVLAASTYPLEVVQADRWLKDNKSLKGDALRAGVEKQSWDDSVKALASTADVLAMMSDKLEWTQKLGDAFLAQQPDVMDAIQRLRNKAYDNKKLVTTKQQKVSVQSQEGKQVVVIQQANPAEMYVPYYDPATVYGTWPYAEYPPYYWGYPSYIGAGVVAAGLAFGTAWAIGRWGNYWGGGCNWGNRNVYVNHRTTNINGGWQHNPAHRGGVRYNNTNVQQRFGNNNVRAGASDRMDFRGRDGKEVLRPSQGGPGDRAGDRAGDRAGDRADRAGDRGGPGDRARDRAGDRAGDRGDRAGAGDRAGTGDRAKGGGDRAKAGNKAGNKGGGDRAKAANRAGGGGGNRGGAMNVSSGRSAAAASARGRESMASMPRGGGGGPSMAGRGGGGMAARGGGGGFGGGGGRGGGGGGGRRSDIALKHDIVLLGHLSNGLGYYRFSYIGSDKSYVGVMAQEVERVMPEAVTRGSDGYLRVYYDKLGLTFRTYREWLAGGAKIPTEVMP, encoded by the coding sequence ATGTTTCGCTGCGGCAAGATCCTGATGGCGCTTGCGCTGGTGATGGCGGTCCCCGTCGCTGCAATGGCTCAGGCCACTACCCCGGCGGCACCGAGTGCGCCGGCCGCGCCCAGCACCCAGGCCCAGCCGTCCGCTCCTGCAGCACCGGCAGCCGAGCTGCTGAAGCCAGAGCAGCTCGAGGCGCTGGTGGCGCCGATCGCGCTCTATCCCGACGAGCTGCTGGCCAACGTGCTGGCGGCCTCGACCTATCCACTCGAAGTGGTGCAGGCCGATCGTTGGCTGAAAGACAACAAGAGCTTGAAGGGCGATGCGCTGAGGGCAGGAGTCGAAAAGCAGAGCTGGGACGACAGCGTCAAGGCGCTTGCCAGCACGGCGGATGTGCTCGCCATGATGAGCGACAAGCTCGAATGGACCCAGAAGCTCGGCGATGCCTTTCTCGCCCAGCAGCCCGACGTGATGGATGCAATCCAGCGCTTGCGCAACAAAGCCTACGACAACAAGAAGCTGGTCACCACCAAACAACAGAAGGTCAGTGTCCAGTCCCAGGAGGGTAAGCAGGTCGTCGTGATCCAGCAGGCCAATCCCGCGGAGATGTACGTGCCATACTACGATCCGGCGACGGTGTATGGCACTTGGCCCTATGCGGAATATCCGCCGTATTATTGGGGCTATCCGTCCTACATCGGTGCGGGCGTGGTCGCAGCCGGGCTCGCCTTCGGCACCGCCTGGGCGATCGGGCGCTGGGGCAATTATTGGGGCGGCGGCTGCAACTGGGGCAACCGTAACGTCTACGTCAATCATCGCACCACCAACATCAATGGCGGTTGGCAACACAATCCGGCCCATCGCGGCGGAGTTCGTTACAACAACACCAACGTCCAGCAGCGCTTCGGCAACAACAACGTCAGGGCCGGCGCGTCGGACCGCATGGATTTTCGCGGGCGTGACGGCAAAGAGGTGCTGCGTCCGAGCCAGGGCGGCCCGGGAGACCGTGCAGGAGATCGTGCCGGCGACCGTGCTGGTGATCGTGCAGATCGTGCAGGTGATCGCGGCGGTCCGGGCGATCGGGCCCGAGATCGGGCTGGTGACCGCGCGGGCGATCGCGGCGATCGAGCGGGCGCTGGCGATCGTGCGGGTACCGGTGATCGCGCCAAGGGCGGCGGCGACCGCGCCAAGGCCGGCAACAAGGCTGGCAACAAGGGCGGCGGCGACCGTGCCAAGGCAGCGAACCGTGCCGGTGGCGGTGGCGGCAATCGCGGCGGCGCCATGAACGTCTCTTCCGGCCGGTCGGCAGCGGCGGCATCAGCGCGCGGACGCGAGAGCATGGCGAGCATGCCGCGTGGTGGCGGTGGCGGACCCAGCATGGCCGGGCGCGGCGGCGGCGGAATGGCCGCACGTGGCGGCGGCGGTGGCTTCGGAGGCGGAGGCGGCCGTGGTGGTGGTGGTGGCGGCGGCCGGCGCTCCGATATCGCGCTGAAGCACGACATCGTCCTGCTTGGGCATCTTTCGAATGGGCTCGGTTATTATCGCTTCAGCTATATCGGCAGCGACAAGAGCTATGTCGGCGTGATGGCACAGGAGGTGGAGCGGGTGATGCCCGAGGCGGTGACCCGCGGCAGCGACGGTTATCTGCGCGTCTATTACGACAAACTGGGGCTGACGTTCCGCACTTACCGCGAGTGGCTCGCCGGCGGCGCGAAAATCCCCACGGAGGTGATGCCATGA
- a CDS encoding DUF2950 domain-containing protein, which translates to MNCVTSFHRAILPGVIALALFASPSLAQESYKSPEDAASALAAAVKAGPKDILKVLGRAAEDIVSSGDEVADKDIRARFSSMYDTKHGIKAEGNKTATLMLGPDDFPFPIPLVNTKAGWAFDADEGRIEVLRRRIGRNELDAIQTALAYVDAQNEYADKDRGEGVGVYAQRFVSSPGKKDGLFWRDDSDPSPLGPFAAEASREGYEASDVGPTPYHGYYFHILKGQGRDAPGGTLNYVVKGKMIGGFGLIAWPAEYGNSGVMTFLVNHAGTVYQKDLGKRTEFIAERTTLFDPDETWKKVDAAKP; encoded by the coding sequence ATGAACTGCGTGACATCGTTCCATCGTGCGATCCTGCCCGGCGTGATCGCGCTCGCGTTGTTCGCCTCGCCGTCGCTCGCGCAGGAATCCTACAAGTCCCCGGAGGATGCCGCATCAGCACTGGCGGCCGCCGTCAAGGCTGGCCCGAAAGACATCCTGAAGGTGCTGGGCAGGGCAGCCGAGGACATCGTCTCGTCCGGGGACGAGGTCGCCGACAAGGACATCCGCGCGCGCTTCTCGTCGATGTACGACACCAAGCATGGCATCAAGGCAGAGGGCAACAAGACCGCGACCCTGATGCTGGGACCGGATGATTTCCCATTCCCGATTCCGCTGGTGAACACCAAGGCCGGCTGGGCGTTCGATGCGGACGAGGGCCGCATCGAGGTGCTTCGCCGGCGCATCGGCCGCAACGAGCTCGACGCAATCCAGACTGCGCTGGCCTATGTCGATGCGCAGAACGAATACGCCGACAAGGACCGCGGCGAGGGCGTCGGCGTCTACGCCCAGCGCTTCGTCTCGTCGCCCGGCAAGAAGGACGGGCTGTTCTGGCGTGACGACAGCGATCCGAGCCCGCTCGGCCCCTTCGCGGCCGAGGCCTCGCGGGAGGGGTATGAGGCCAGCGACGTCGGGCCCACGCCCTATCACGGCTACTACTTCCACATCCTCAAGGGGCAGGGGCGTGACGCGCCTGGCGGCACGCTCAACTATGTCGTCAAAGGCAAGATGATCGGCGGTTTCGGACTGATCGCCTGGCCCGCCGAATACGGCAATTCCGGCGTGATGACGTTCCTCGTCAACCATGCCGGCACCGTCTATCAGAAGGATCTCGGCAAGCGCACCGAGTTCATCGCCGAGCGCACCACGTTGTTCGATCCCGATGAGACCTGGAAGAAGGTCGATGCCGCAAAACCCTGA
- a CDS encoding DUF1476 domain-containing protein: MTTFDKREQGFEAKFAHDEELMFKAAARSNKLLGLWAAGELGLSGDAAAAYATKLVTDSLANRTMDETLNKVSSDLAAKGISREHVAQKMQECLHQALAQLEAVSRQA; the protein is encoded by the coding sequence ATGACCACGTTCGACAAGCGCGAGCAGGGCTTTGAGGCCAAATTCGCCCATGACGAGGAGCTCATGTTCAAGGCCGCGGCCCGATCGAACAAGCTGCTCGGGCTGTGGGCTGCAGGCGAGCTCGGGCTCAGCGGCGATGCCGCCGCTGCTTACGCGACGAAGCTGGTGACCGACAGTCTGGCGAATCGGACGATGGACGAGACTTTGAACAAGGTTTCGAGCGACCTCGCCGCGAAGGGCATTTCGCGCGAGCATGTTGCGCAGAAGATGCAGGAATGCCTGCACCAGGCGCTGGCGCAGCTCGAAGCCGTATCGCGCCAGGCTTGA
- a CDS encoding TIGR00645 family protein, translated as MSVEPETTTGPRPPSPRLGLLPMIIFGSRWLQLPLYLGLIVAQCVYIVLFLKELWHLASHALELTEQEIMMSVLALIDVVMISNLLVMVIVGGYETFVSRLDLQGHPDEPEWLGHVNASVLKIKLAMAIIGISSIALLRTFIEAGNLGSSRASLTENGVMWQVLIHITFVASAIGIAFVDRFSDTTRKHQE; from the coding sequence ATGTCGGTAGAGCCTGAAACGACGACCGGCCCTCGCCCGCCCTCGCCGCGCCTCGGCCTGTTGCCGATGATCATCTTCGGGTCCCGCTGGCTGCAGCTGCCGCTCTATCTCGGGCTGATCGTGGCGCAATGCGTCTACATCGTGCTGTTCCTGAAGGAGCTCTGGCACCTCGCATCGCATGCGCTCGAGCTCACCGAGCAGGAGATCATGATGAGCGTGCTGGCGCTGATCGACGTCGTGATGATCTCCAACCTCTTGGTGATGGTGATCGTCGGCGGCTACGAGACCTTCGTCTCCCGGCTCGACCTCCAGGGCCATCCCGACGAGCCGGAATGGCTCGGCCATGTCAACGCCAGCGTGCTCAAGATCAAGCTCGCGATGGCGATCATCGGCATCTCCTCGATCGCGCTGCTGCGCACCTTCATCGAGGCCGGCAATCTCGGCTCGAGCCGCGCCAGCCTGACCGAGAACGGCGTGATGTGGCAGGTGCTGATCCACATCACGTTCGTCGCGTCGGCGATCGGGATCGCCTTCGTCGACAGGTTCAGCGACACCACACGCAAGCACCAGGAGTGA
- a CDS encoding septal ring lytic transglycosylase RlpA family protein translates to MGIRRSDSVVRAARCVAAVATCLALANCASSNKFAGRVDPKYGVSSSPRVVAWGEPVPKGGGTYRVGKPYVVAGRTYVPEEDVNYRAEGMASWYGDDFHGRLTANGEVFDMGSLTAAHPTLPMPCYARVTNLSNGKSLIVRVNDRGPYHGNRLIDVSNKAAELLEFKGNGVAKVRVEYVGRAPLEGSDDRQLMATLRTGVPAPSPSMVRVASARPFVPELPSSNRGAIRGEVPMPEGRPYSLGNTSADVASINATSEMSASSRSRGRALQNVRQVSYDQDGRYASDSGLAASDDGAAEARSILTGRGLY, encoded by the coding sequence ATGGGGATCCGACGGTCAGATTCGGTGGTGCGGGCGGCGCGGTGCGTTGCGGCGGTCGCCACCTGCCTAGCGCTCGCCAATTGCGCCTCGTCCAACAAGTTCGCCGGCCGGGTCGATCCCAAATATGGCGTGTCGTCGAGCCCGCGCGTCGTGGCCTGGGGCGAGCCCGTGCCCAAAGGCGGCGGCACCTATCGCGTCGGCAAGCCTTACGTCGTGGCCGGCCGGACCTATGTGCCGGAGGAGGACGTCAACTACCGGGCCGAGGGCATGGCCTCCTGGTATGGTGATGATTTCCACGGCCGCCTGACTGCCAATGGCGAGGTCTTCGACATGGGCTCGCTGACGGCAGCCCATCCGACCCTGCCAATGCCGTGCTATGCGCGGGTGACCAATCTCTCCAATGGCAAGTCGCTGATCGTCCGCGTCAATGATCGCGGTCCCTATCACGGCAACCGCCTCATCGACGTCTCGAACAAAGCCGCCGAACTGCTTGAATTCAAAGGCAATGGCGTCGCCAAGGTCCGCGTCGAATATGTCGGCCGGGCGCCGCTGGAAGGCTCGGATGACCGCCAGCTGATGGCGACACTGCGCACCGGCGTGCCGGCGCCGTCGCCCTCGATGGTGCGGGTCGCCTCGGCGCGGCCGTTCGTGCCAGAGCTGCCCTCGTCGAACCGCGGCGCCATCAGGGGCGAAGTCCCGATGCCGGAGGGGCGGCCTTACAGCCTCGGCAACACTTCAGCGGACGTTGCCTCGATCAATGCGACCTCCGAGATGTCGGCATCGAGCCGCAGCCGGGGCCGGGCGCTGCAGAATGTCCGGCAGGTGTCTTATGACCAGGACGGCCGCTACGCCTCCGATAGCGGTCTTGCCGCCTCTGACGACGGTGCAGCCGAGGCCCGCAGCATCCTGACTGGCCGCGGCCTGTACTGA
- a CDS encoding alpha/beta fold hydrolase, whose translation MSTTRVIKANGIDLFIREATGQGPLVVLCHGWPELSYSWRHQIPALAAAGFHVVAPDMRGFGRSAAPSDVSAYSIFDLVGDVVGLVQALGKTKAMVVGHDWGAPVAWHAALFRPDIFTAVAGLSVPPPFRGRGRPLELLRQGGITNFYWQYFQTPDVAEAEFEQDVARTMRIVLGGRGLAAPDAAMFVQEGKGFLGHATAEGPLPAWLTEDDLAHFTENFRRSGFRGGLNWYRNIDRNWELTAPWQDAQIHQPSLFIAGAQDAVITGLIGAKRVNELERVLPNLTRKLILEGAGHWVQQERPGEVNAALVAFLREASSH comes from the coding sequence ATGTCCACGACTCGTGTGATCAAGGCCAATGGGATCGACCTCTTCATCCGCGAAGCCACCGGCCAGGGACCGCTGGTGGTGCTGTGCCATGGCTGGCCGGAACTGTCTTATTCGTGGCGACATCAGATCCCGGCACTGGCGGCCGCCGGCTTTCACGTCGTGGCCCCTGACATGCGCGGCTTCGGCCGGAGCGCTGCGCCGTCGGACGTATCAGCCTATTCGATCTTTGACCTGGTGGGCGACGTCGTCGGTCTGGTCCAGGCGCTCGGGAAGACCAAAGCCATGGTGGTCGGGCACGACTGGGGCGCCCCCGTCGCCTGGCATGCGGCTCTGTTCCGTCCCGATATCTTCACGGCCGTCGCAGGCCTGAGCGTGCCGCCGCCGTTCCGCGGACGCGGTCGGCCGCTCGAGCTGCTGCGCCAGGGCGGCATCACCAATTTCTACTGGCAGTATTTCCAGACGCCTGATGTCGCCGAGGCCGAGTTCGAGCAGGACGTTGCTCGCACCATGCGCATCGTGCTTGGCGGCCGCGGACTTGCCGCCCCTGATGCCGCGATGTTCGTGCAGGAGGGCAAGGGCTTTCTCGGCCATGCGACCGCCGAGGGGCCGCTACCGGCGTGGCTGACCGAGGACGATCTGGCTCATTTCACCGAAAACTTCCGCAGGTCCGGCTTTCGCGGCGGTCTGAACTGGTATCGCAATATCGACCGCAATTGGGAACTGACCGCACCCTGGCAGGACGCGCAGATCCACCAACCCTCCCTCTTCATCGCCGGCGCGCAGGACGCTGTCATCACCGGCCTGATCGGCGCCAAGCGCGTCAACGAGCTGGAGCGCGTGCTGCCGAATCTGACGCGAAAACTGATCCTCGAGGGCGCCGGCCATTGGGTGCAGCAGGAGCGGCCCGGCGAGGTCAACGCCGCGCTGGTCGCATTTCTGCGCGAAGCGTCGTCGCACTAA
- a CDS encoding D-alanyl-D-alanine carboxypeptidase family protein, translating into MAFGLILLRHPRFTAGALVRGLVAAALAVSLGWGGVLYAANQSVQGAKKTEDAGFDGDAPTAILVEASSGSVLFEKNADELRAPSSMMKLMTAEVVFNAIKKGDVKLTDEYRISENAWRKGGAPSGTSTMFAAINSKVSVDDLLHGAIIQSGNDACIALAEGIAGNEKIFASDFMTKRARELGMTKSTFANSNGLPDPGNKMTVRELGMLARHIILDFPEFYKLFGEKEFTWNKIRQPNRNPLLNSMEGADGLKTGYTKEGGYGMVGSAVQNGTRLIVVVNGLEDVEDRATEAKKMLEWGFRNFETRTLIAANQPVGYAKVFGGDSRSVKLVAKEPVKVMVHKSGGDKLIARIVYSGPVRAPVQEGQQVGVVKVWRGGNIAVETPVYAAESIGTGSTIRRAIDGASELVIGMFRAGAEKL; encoded by the coding sequence ATGGCATTTGGTCTGATCTTGCTCCGCCATCCCCGGTTCACAGCCGGAGCGCTGGTGCGCGGGCTGGTCGCGGCGGCGCTTGCGGTGAGCCTCGGCTGGGGCGGGGTGCTCTATGCCGCCAACCAGAGCGTCCAGGGCGCCAAGAAGACTGAAGATGCCGGCTTCGACGGCGATGCACCTACGGCGATCCTAGTCGAGGCCTCCAGCGGCAGCGTGCTGTTCGAGAAGAACGCCGACGAGCTGCGTGCGCCCTCCAGCATGATGAAGCTCATGACCGCGGAGGTCGTGTTCAACGCGATCAAGAAGGGCGACGTCAAGCTGACCGACGAATACCGGATCAGCGAGAACGCCTGGCGCAAGGGCGGGGCACCCTCCGGCACCTCGACCATGTTCGCGGCCATCAACAGCAAGGTCTCGGTCGATGACCTGCTGCACGGCGCGATCATCCAGAGCGGCAACGACGCCTGCATTGCGCTTGCCGAGGGCATCGCCGGCAACGAGAAGATCTTTGCCTCCGACTTCATGACCAAGCGCGCCCGCGAGCTCGGTATGACGAAGTCGACCTTCGCCAATTCCAACGGCTTGCCTGACCCCGGCAACAAGATGACGGTGCGCGAACTCGGCATGCTCGCGCGGCACATCATCCTGGACTTTCCGGAGTTCTACAAACTGTTCGGCGAGAAGGAGTTCACCTGGAACAAGATCCGCCAGCCCAACCGCAATCCCCTGCTCAATTCGATGGAAGGCGCCGACGGCCTCAAGACCGGTTACACCAAGGAAGGCGGCTATGGCATGGTCGGCTCGGCGGTGCAGAACGGCACGCGGCTGATCGTGGTCGTCAATGGGCTTGAAGATGTCGAGGATCGCGCCACCGAAGCCAAGAAGATGCTGGAATGGGGCTTTCGCAATTTCGAGACCCGCACGTTGATCGCGGCCAACCAGCCCGTCGGCTACGCCAAAGTATTTGGCGGCGATAGCCGCTCGGTGAAGCTGGTTGCGAAAGAGCCGGTGAAGGTGATGGTGCACAAGAGCGGCGGCGACAAGCTGATCGCGCGCATCGTCTATAGTGGTCCCGTGCGCGCGCCTGTTCAGGAAGGTCAACAGGTCGGCGTGGTCAAGGTCTGGCGCGGCGGCAATATCGCTGTGGAAACGCCGGTCTACGCCGCGGAATCGATCGGCACCGGCTCGACCATACGGCGCGCGATCGACGGCGCCAGCGAGCTCGTGATCGGCATGTTCCGCGCGGGCGCCGAGAAGCTCTGA
- the tmk gene encoding dTMP kinase — MSESTGQRPSGRGRFITFEGGEGTGKSTQIKKLAERLNATRLRILVTREPGGSPGAEIMRHLVLSGMGKLLGPEAETLLFAAARDDHVRTVIEPALKQGVWVLCDRFADSTRAYQGSLGSVPAGLINAMQRVTIGDLKPDLTMILDLPVEIGLARAAARRGSGTPDRFEGEKLAFHQGLREAYRKIGADDPARCVLIDANSDPDTVAGRVWTALRDRLLPTPASVISA; from the coding sequence ATGAGTGAGAGCACGGGACAGCGGCCGTCCGGACGCGGACGCTTCATCACCTTTGAAGGCGGCGAGGGGACCGGCAAGTCGACCCAGATCAAAAAGCTCGCCGAACGTCTCAACGCGACCAGACTGCGGATTTTGGTCACACGCGAGCCGGGTGGCTCGCCGGGCGCCGAGATTATGCGCCATTTGGTGCTGTCGGGGATGGGCAAGCTGCTCGGGCCCGAAGCCGAGACGCTGCTATTTGCCGCCGCGCGCGACGACCATGTCCGCACCGTGATCGAGCCCGCGCTCAAACAAGGCGTTTGGGTGCTGTGCGACCGCTTCGCCGACTCGACGCGAGCCTATCAGGGCAGCCTCGGCAGCGTGCCTGCCGGACTCATCAACGCGATGCAGCGGGTCACCATCGGCGATCTCAAGCCTGATCTCACCATGATCCTCGATCTGCCGGTCGAGATTGGGTTGGCGCGTGCGGCGGCGCGGCGCGGCAGCGGCACGCCTGACAGGTTCGAGGGCGAGAAGCTCGCCTTCCACCAGGGTCTGCGCGAGGCCTATCGCAAAATCGGCGCGGACGATCCCGCGCGCTGCGTCCTGATCGACGCGAATTCCGACCCTGATACGGTCGCCGGCCGCGTCTGGACCGCATTGCGCGATCGCCTCCTGCCGACGCCTGCTTCGGTGATCTCGGCATGA
- a CDS encoding DNA polymerase III subunit delta': protein MSPRQAERESAIPHPRETSLLFGHREAEAALLTAYRSGRIPHAWLIGGPQGIGKATLAYRMARFVLAHGQPLATAVQAAEDLAINPDDAVARQVAAGSHGGLLTLERTANDRGVMRTVITVDETRETIAFFGSTAAAEGWRVCIVDTVDELNPNAANALLKILEEPPQRSLFLLVSHAPARVLATIQSRCRKLRLRALSTDEVIGAAAAAADVAPTDLALREAAEASEGSVSRALTLLGGDALKLQQRTAALLARLPEVDPRDLHTLGESLGTSDRVALAAFVDGIDRWIADRLHADEANANQNLPRLARLSEVWEKIVRAARDTETYNLERKPLVFSVFGWLADATR, encoded by the coding sequence ATGAGCCCGCGTCAAGCCGAGCGCGAGAGCGCGATCCCGCATCCCCGGGAGACCAGCCTTTTGTTCGGCCATCGCGAGGCCGAGGCGGCGTTGCTGACCGCCTATCGCAGCGGACGCATCCCGCATGCGTGGCTGATTGGCGGGCCGCAGGGGATCGGCAAGGCAACGCTGGCCTATCGCATGGCGCGCTTCGTGCTCGCCCACGGCCAGCCGCTGGCGACGGCCGTGCAGGCGGCCGAAGACCTCGCCATTAATCCTGATGACGCCGTGGCGCGACAGGTCGCAGCCGGCTCGCATGGCGGACTGCTGACGCTCGAGCGCACCGCCAACGACCGCGGCGTGATGCGCACCGTCATCACGGTCGACGAGACCCGCGAGACCATCGCGTTCTTCGGCTCGACGGCTGCAGCGGAGGGCTGGCGCGTCTGCATCGTCGACACCGTCGACGAGCTCAATCCGAATGCGGCGAACGCGCTGCTCAAGATCCTCGAGGAGCCGCCGCAGCGATCGCTGTTCCTGTTGGTGAGCCACGCACCGGCGCGCGTGCTCGCCACCATCCAGTCACGTTGTCGCAAGCTGCGTTTGCGAGCACTGTCGACCGACGAGGTCATTGGCGCAGCGGCTGCAGCCGCCGACGTCGCGCCGACCGATTTGGCGCTGCGCGAGGCAGCGGAGGCCTCGGAGGGCAGCGTCTCGCGCGCGCTGACGCTACTCGGTGGCGATGCGCTGAAGCTCCAGCAGCGCACGGCGGCGCTCCTGGCGCGATTGCCCGAGGTCGATCCGCGTGATCTGCACACGCTCGGTGAATCCCTCGGCACCAGCGACCGCGTGGCGCTTGCCGCCTTCGTCGACGGCATCGATCGCTGGATCGCGGACCGCCTGCATGCCGACGAAGCCAATGCCAACCAGAACCTGCCGCGCCTTGCGCGCTTGAGCGAGGTATGGGAAAAGATCGTCCGCGCCGCGCGCGACACCGAAACCTACAATCTGGAGCGAAAGCCCTTGGTTTTCTCGGTGTTCGGCTGGCTGGCGGACGCAACGCGCTAG
- the metG gene encoding methionine--tRNA ligase, translating to MATRAKKAAKGKRSKKAAKKVAKKAVKALARKAAKKVKKTKKAVAKKGVKKSAAKTVKKASKKAAKKPAKAPAKNAVKKAKKAEATVIAAPAPVVAPPKAVKPKPSKPRAPKPVAAPKTDVPAAARGDNVFYISTAIAYPNGSPHIGHAYEAISADVLARFARLDGKDVFFLTGTDEHGQKMVQTAQNEGLSPSALATRNANRFKEMDQRLNVSFDRFIRTTEEQHHRSSQEIWRRMEANGDIYADTYSGWYSVRDEAYYAEDETRLNDDGVRLGPQGTPVEWVEEKSYFFRLSTYQDKLLKLYADHPEFIGPDSRKNEVVSFVRGGLRDLSISRTTFDWGVKVPSDDEHVMYVWVDALTNYITGVGFPDESDKNWRYWPADVHIIGKDIIRFHAVYWPAFLMSAGLALPKRVYAHGFLFNRGEKMSKSVGNVVDPFNLADQYGVDQMRYFFLREVSYGQDGNYNHEAIVARINADLANDLGNLAQRSLSMIAKQLGGVLPEPGAFSDNDKAILAMADAMIGASREAMATQQIHQWLNAVWAVVAEANRYFAGEAPWALAKTDPVRQKTVLYVTAEVVRQIAILAQPAMPTASGLLLDSLGIPAAERNFAMLGGEKRIAPGAALPAPTPAFPRYVEPAA from the coding sequence GTGGCAACACGAGCTAAGAAAGCCGCCAAGGGCAAGCGCAGCAAGAAGGCTGCAAAGAAGGTCGCCAAGAAGGCCGTGAAGGCGCTGGCGCGTAAGGCTGCCAAGAAGGTCAAGAAGACCAAGAAGGCTGTCGCCAAGAAGGGCGTGAAGAAGAGCGCTGCGAAGACGGTAAAGAAGGCCAGCAAGAAGGCGGCGAAGAAGCCAGCCAAGGCTCCTGCAAAGAACGCGGTCAAGAAGGCGAAGAAGGCTGAGGCCACCGTGATCGCCGCGCCGGCTCCTGTCGTCGCGCCGCCAAAGGCCGTCAAGCCCAAACCGTCAAAACCCAGAGCGCCGAAGCCGGTGGCCGCGCCGAAAACGGATGTGCCCGCGGCCGCACGTGGCGACAATGTCTTCTACATCTCGACCGCCATCGCCTATCCCAACGGCAGCCCGCATATCGGTCACGCCTATGAGGCGATCTCGGCCGACGTGCTGGCGCGCTTCGCCCGGCTCGACGGCAAGGACGTGTTCTTTCTGACGGGCACGGACGAGCACGGCCAGAAGATGGTTCAGACCGCGCAGAACGAGGGCCTGTCGCCGTCGGCGCTCGCGACCCGCAATGCCAACCGCTTCAAGGAGATGGACCAGCGCCTGAACGTCTCGTTCGATCGCTTCATTCGCACCACCGAAGAGCAGCATCATCGCTCGAGCCAGGAGATCTGGCGGCGCATGGAAGCGAATGGCGACATCTACGCCGACACTTATTCGGGCTGGTATTCGGTGCGTGATGAGGCCTATTACGCCGAAGACGAGACACGTCTGAACGATGATGGCGTCCGCCTCGGTCCGCAGGGCACGCCGGTCGAATGGGTCGAGGAGAAGAGCTATTTCTTCCGCCTGTCGACCTACCAGGACAAGCTGCTGAAGCTCTACGCAGACCATCCCGAATTTATCGGCCCGGACTCGCGCAAGAACGAGGTGGTGAGCTTCGTGAGAGGCGGCCTGCGCGATCTCTCGATCTCGCGCACCACCTTCGATTGGGGTGTAAAAGTGCCCAGCGACGATGAGCATGTGATGTATGTCTGGGTCGACGCGCTGACCAACTACATCACCGGCGTCGGCTTCCCCGACGAAAGCGACAAGAACTGGCGCTACTGGCCGGCCGACGTGCATATCATCGGCAAGGACATCATCCGCTTCCACGCCGTGTACTGGCCGGCATTCCTGATGTCGGCGGGCCTTGCGCTGCCAAAACGGGTCTATGCCCACGGTTTCCTGTTCAACAGGGGTGAGAAGATGTCGAAGTCGGTCGGCAACGTCGTCGACCCCTTCAATCTCGCCGACCAGTACGGCGTCGACCAGATGCGCTATTTCTTCCTGCGTGAGGTCTCCTACGGCCAGGACGGCAACTACAACCATGAAGCCATCGTCGCGCGCATCAATGCCGATCTCGCCAACGATCTCGGCAACCTCGCGCAGCGCTCGCTGTCGATGATCGCCAAGCAGCTGGGCGGCGTGCTGCCGGAGCCCGGCGCGTTCAGCGACAACGACAAAGCGATCCTGGCGATGGCCGACGCCATGATTGGCGCGTCGCGCGAAGCCATGGCGACGCAGCAGATCCATCAATGGCTCAATGCCGTGTGGGCGGTGGTCGCGGAAGCCAATCGCTATTTCGCGGGAGAGGCGCCATGGGCGCTCGCCAAGACCGATCCTGTCCGGCAGAAGACGGTGCTCTATGTCACCGCCGAAGTCGTGCGCCAGATCGCGATCCTGGCCCAGCCGGCGATGCCGACCGCATCAGGGCTGCTGCTCGATAGCCTCGGCATCCCGGCAGCTGAGCGCAATTTCGCGATGCTCGGCGGCGAGAAGCGGATCGCACCTGGCGCGGCGCTGCCAGCGCCGACGCCGGCGTTCCCGCGCTACGTCGAGCCGGCGGCCTAA